One Hippoglossus stenolepis isolate QCI-W04-F060 chromosome 9, HSTE1.2, whole genome shotgun sequence genomic region harbors:
- the hsd17b3 gene encoding 17-beta-hydroxysteroid dehydrogenase type 3 has product MDLSELFFISLGAAVVVYYGVKLLFSSRMLFPKLWFPLSKTFFTSMGEWAVVTGASEGIGRAYAFALAERGMNVVIMSRTKVTLDQVAKEIADKTGQRVKVIVTDFTKENVFGEIKDQLEDLNIGVLINNVGMLPTFIPSKFLECADLDQTITKVINCNVKTMAKMCRIILPGMANRGKGLIVNISSGVACIPFPLYTLYAASKVFVERVSQGLQAEYKDKGIIIQAVAPFGVSTRMAAYQQTNIVTPSPEDFVKSSLRYLRAGDKTHGSVCHTLMGWILQSVPLKVLYAESMLHSLQDYVKKKLSIPASSATFEKKKK; this is encoded by the exons ATGGATTTATCTgagctgtttttcatttctctcgGTGCAGCAGTTGTCGTTTACTATGGAGTGAAACTGCTGTTTTCCAGCAGGATGCTTTTTCCAAAACTATGGTTTCCACTGTCAAAGACATTCTTTACCTCAATGGGAGAGTGGGCAg TGGTGACCGGTGCTTCAGAAGGAATAGGGAGAGCGTACGCATTTGCA CTGGCTGAGCGAGGAATGAACGTGGTTATCATGAGCAGAACCAAAGTAACATTGGACCAAGTAGCAAAGGAAATAG CTGATAAAACAGGTCAGAGGGTGAAAGTGATAGTGACGGACTTCACAAAGGAAAATGTCTTCGGTGAAATTAAGGATCAACTTGAGGATCTCAACATCGGGGTTTTAA TCAATAATGTCGGCATGTTGCCCACCTTCATCCCCAGCAAATTCCTGGAgtgtgcagatctggatcag ACAATTACCAAGGTGATAAACTGCAATGTGAAGACAATGGCCAAG aTGTGCAGAATAATCCTTCCAGGCATGGCCAACAG AGGAAAAGGGCTGATTGTGAATATTTCATCTGGAGTTGCTTGCATCCCTTTCCCCCTGTATACCCTGTATGCTGCGTCCAAG GTGTTTGTGGAGAGAGTTTCTCAAGGTCTTCAAGCTGAATACAAAGATAAGGGGATTATAATACAG GCGGTCGCTCCGTTCGGGGTCTCCACTCGGATGGCCGCTtaccaacaaaccaacatagTGACGCCGTCGCCGGAAGACTTCGTAAAAAGCTCCCTGCGATACCTGAGAGCTGGAGACAAAACACACGGCAGCGTCTGTCACACACTCATG gGCTGGATTCTGCAGTCTGTTCCTCTCAAGGTTCTCTATGCAGAGTCCATGTTACACAGCCTGCAGGACTATGTGAAGAAGAAACTCTCCATCCCTGCATCAAGTGcaacttttgaaaaaaaaaaaaaataa